The Pirellulales bacterium sequence GCAATAAGCTTGCGGACCTCGTGTTGGCTCTTGCCACAGAACGAGCAGTAGAGAGTGTTCTTTGACTCTCCGCTGGCTGTGCCTTTGCTCATACGCGATCCTTCAGAGGACGACCGTCTGTCACCCGTTTAGACAAAGATATGGGCGGCCTAATGACCCCCCGCAGCTCAGCCCGTAACGAATGGTTGACCGCGATCCCTTTCAAAAACGTTCACCACCCGACCGCCCGGCCAGGTGATTAGACCTTAGCAAGGATGGGGCCGCAAGCCGCCCAAACAGG is a genomic window containing:
- a CDS encoding ClpX C4-type zinc finger protein encodes the protein MSKGTASGESKNTLYCSFCGKSQHEVRKLIA